The nucleotide sequence GAAACTGGAACTATACCCGGTCGAACAAAAAGTTTCGGCTCCTTCTTCCAAAAAAGGAAGAAAAGATAAAAACAATTCTTTTAAGCAAGAATCCATACAGGAATTTAAAGAAGAAATTCCTGCACCGAAAGAAGAAATAAGCCGTAAGAAACCTTCTTACGAAAATCAAAATAAGAATCCGGGATATTCTTCCAAACCTAGTTATCGCAAAAACGAATCCCATGTTCCGGGTTCAAAGCCCAAGTTTTATGATAGAAAATTCGGGAGTCATGATTGGGAAAGAGAGAATGAACCTGGCAGAAAACTTTTAAAATTTTTCCGTTCTAAATCCGGAAAGGTTATCTCTATGCAAGAGGTATATTCTAAATTTATCGCTCATGCCGGGCAGAAAAAGGGATTTAGAAGAGAGAAATGGGAAGCCCAGGAACAAAAACGTTCTGCCGAAGAAGTATTGATCTTCTTTGAAAAAGAAGGTCTGATCGAGATCCAAAAAAAGAATATCATAGTTCGTCCGAACCAAACTTTACAAGGAACTATCTCATTAAGTAAAAAAGGGGACGGCTTCGTGAAGCTGACTACCGGAACAGAAGTTTTTGTCCCTGGACAGTACACTTCCTCCGCAATCCAAGGAGACCTTGTAGAAATTCTCCCTACCGGTATCGGCCGTAAAGGAAAACTAGAAGGAGAAGTTGTCTCCGTTCTTAGACGAGGTCGTGAACTTTATAGAATGAAGATCACGGAGAAGGACCATAAATTTATAATCGGGACCTTTTTGGATATGGATGGAGATCTCAAAGAAGGTTTCCTTCCCCGTAAAACATTACTCCAAGATCTGCAAGATGAGATAAACGTTGGAGATGTTTTGATCGTAACCTTAAAACAAGATTCCGATCACGAAAAGAATCTATACGAAGCGCACTTTGTTCGTTTCGAGTCGGATACCAAAGAAGACACGGATCTGATGAGAATGTTAATGAAGTACAATTATACCATCCTCTATCCGGACAATATAAAACTGGAAGAACTTCCGGATGAAGTGGATGAATCTACCGTAGATAATTGGAATTCTAGAGTAGACTTGAGAGAACTGCAATCCATTACTATTGATGGAGAATATTCCAAGGACTTTGACGATGCGATCTCCTTCATAAATGAAGGAAAGAAGATCCGATTTTACGTTCATATCGCTGATGTATCCCATTATGTCAAACCTGGTTCCGATCTGGATGTGGAAGCTTATTCCAGAGCAACTTCCGTTTATTTGGGAAGTAGAGTTGTACCTATGCTTCCTCCCGAACTTTCCGAAAATCTTTGTAGTCTTGTGGCTAAAAAAAATCGACTCGCATTCACTGTGGAAATGGAAGCGGACTGGAGCGGGACAATCTTCCACGCTAAATTTTATAAATCCATAATTCGTGTCACAGAGAGATATACGTATAATCGCGCAGAAGAAGAGATTAAATCCGGAGATCCAAACAATTGGATCTTCCAAATGATGAAATTTGCGGACATTCTCAGAAAGAGAAGATTGAACTCTGGAAGAGTCGACCTGAACCTAAAGGAAACTAAGGTGGTCACCGATTCGGAGCACAACGTAATCGAGATTAAACCGGTAGAAAGACTACAAGCTCATATCCTAATCGAAGAATTCATGCTCTCTGCGAATATTAAAGTGGCGGAGTATATCCGTAAAAAAGAAAGACCTACTCTATATCGTGTCCATGAACCCATGGATGTGGAAAAATTGGAGATGTTAAATTCTTTTTTAAGATTGAACGGGGTCAACGCACAGTTGCAAGATACCAATTACGAATCCATTCGTAATGTTTTACAAGCTATCGAAGGAACTCCGTCCGAAAGGCTCTTTAATATTTCTCTTTTGAGAAGTTTTATGCAGGCTTACTATTCCGGAGAATATTTGGGACATTGGGGCTTGGGTTTTAAAGATTATTGCCATTTCACTTCTCCAATTCGTCGTTATCCCGACTTAGTTTGCCATAGAGTTTTAGAAAGTATTCTTCTTTCGGATAAGGAACCTTATTCTGAAGAAGATATTAAAGTAATGGGTCTTCATACTTCTCATGAAGAAAGAAAAGCAACGGATTCCGAAAGGGATTATTATAAACTCAAGGCTTGTAGATTTTTGGAAAAAACCGGTATCAAAGAATTTACCGCGACCCTTGTTGGATTTAAGGCGGCTGTTGCATTTGTGGAATTGAATAATCCGCCGGTGGAAGCGATCATCCCTGCGATAGAATTTACGGATGAAGGCGAATTACAAGCAGAGACGGACTTCACTTTCTACTCTAAAAAATATACCAAACAATATTCATTAGGAGAATCTTTCCCTGTTGAATTGGATAGAATCGATTTTGAAGAAATTAAAATTTACGTGAAGATGAAAAAATTCCAAAAGAAAGGATAGACAAAGTCGAACATATTCCAGAACATTCGTTACGGCAAACTTTGTTTTTTCGAACAAAGTTTAGGAGTTAGAATTGGAATCGTTTCTGGATGAGAAAGTTTCTCGTAGCCGCTTTCTAAAGTTTTTGTTCAAAACGGCCGCCATCTCGGCCATCCTAGTTCCTCAAGCTTCCTGCAAATCCGGATCAATTCCGAAGTTGCATGGATTGAGTGAT is from Leptospira sp. WS58.C1 and encodes:
- a CDS encoding ribonuclease R family protein, translating into MTQKKKIVKQTLTKKKTKIRENGEKNQGPQKSNSKKSDEKDLKKSIREAKEKVSKKKKDHKSSRSKKLELYPVEQKVSAPSSKKGRKDKNNSFKQESIQEFKEEIPAPKEEISRKKPSYENQNKNPGYSSKPSYRKNESHVPGSKPKFYDRKFGSHDWERENEPGRKLLKFFRSKSGKVISMQEVYSKFIAHAGQKKGFRREKWEAQEQKRSAEEVLIFFEKEGLIEIQKKNIIVRPNQTLQGTISLSKKGDGFVKLTTGTEVFVPGQYTSSAIQGDLVEILPTGIGRKGKLEGEVVSVLRRGRELYRMKITEKDHKFIIGTFLDMDGDLKEGFLPRKTLLQDLQDEINVGDVLIVTLKQDSDHEKNLYEAHFVRFESDTKEDTDLMRMLMKYNYTILYPDNIKLEELPDEVDESTVDNWNSRVDLRELQSITIDGEYSKDFDDAISFINEGKKIRFYVHIADVSHYVKPGSDLDVEAYSRATSVYLGSRVVPMLPPELSENLCSLVAKKNRLAFTVEMEADWSGTIFHAKFYKSIIRVTERYTYNRAEEEIKSGDPNNWIFQMMKFADILRKRRLNSGRVDLNLKETKVVTDSEHNVIEIKPVERLQAHILIEEFMLSANIKVAEYIRKKERPTLYRVHEPMDVEKLEMLNSFLRLNGVNAQLQDTNYESIRNVLQAIEGTPSERLFNISLLRSFMQAYYSGEYLGHWGLGFKDYCHFTSPIRRYPDLVCHRVLESILLSDKEPYSEEDIKVMGLHTSHEERKATDSERDYYKLKACRFLEKTGIKEFTATLVGFKAAVAFVELNNPPVEAIIPAIEFTDEGELQAETDFTFYSKKYTKQYSLGESFPVELDRIDFEEIKIYVKMKKFQKKG